GCTGGGCTCtattacaaacacacatcatgATGTCTACTCAAACCAGCCCACAGATAAGACATCTTACAGAATCCCCCCAGGCCAGGATCTCCTGCTGTGACATGTTGATGATGCAACATGCAGCAAGCAGGAGGTTTCAACACAACATTCTAATGAACAATGCTTATTCAGAACCCATATTGCATGCAGGCCGACCTCTGATGCACTGTGGAAAAGGTGAGGACCATCCGTGGTGCTCACACTGCAGACGTGCTGGGCCTCGCAAGCTGAACCCATCCTCACATGTAACTGACATGGTGTCTTTATATAAGAATGGTGGTGCACCTTGGGTTGGAATGCTGAACGGTATGTCAGGGGTAGGACATGTTttaactgcaaaaaaaaattacaatccCATTTAAAGTAGAGATCATTTTCACTAGAAAGAGATTCTAGAGAAAATTGCTTTTCAAGATGTGTTAGTGACTGAGTGAGTAAAAAGAGAGGCTAAAATAGAAAACAGAGACTGCTAATCCAAGACCACAACTACATCCTACATCCATCCTGGACAGCAGGCCTACAGCCATCCTAGACAGCAGGCCTACAGCCATCCTGGACAGCAGGCCTACAGCCATCCTAGACAGCAGGCCTACAGCCATCCTGGACAGCAGGCCTACAGCCATCCTGGACAGCAGGCCTACAGCCATCCTGGACAGCAGGCCTACAGCCATCCTGGACAGCAGGCCTACAGCCATCCTAGACAGCAGGCCTACAGCCATCCTAGACAGCAGGCTAAAGTGAATCGTTGTCATCCATGTTAACAGCCACCAACAAGCCTGTCACTTGTCATGTGGTTTTCAGAAGGGAACATCCTCTGCTACGTGACTGGCTTCAGTGCTGTAAACTGGATGACTGTCACCAGTAAAGACCAGTGGCAGCGTTTAAAACAGAGCTGTGTACAGGCCAGCgtgcccccaacacacacatcctgtacaGTCAAtacctttacattttacatttttacatttacatttagtcatttagcagatgctcttatccagagcgacttacagtaagtacagggacattctccccgaggcaagtagggtgaagtgccttgcccaaggacacaacgtcatttggcatggccgggaatcgaaccaacaaccttctgattaatagtccgactccctaaccgctcagccatctgacccatctTTACAAAAGTCCTGGACTAACAACTGGTCAAGAACATGTAAAATCAATGGGAGTTCATGACATACCTTTACATTCTGGAGGCAATCTGCTGTATTCACCATTGTCATTGCAAAATACGGAGTTGTTTCCAACGAGGGTGTAACCTTCATCACAGGAGTACTCAACGACCTCCAGATACTTTACATCACCTGTGTGTGATGACACTATCGTGCCATTCTTTATCTCTGTGGGTTTGTCACAGATTACGTCTGGAGAATCACAACACAAAACAGGGTTGATCTCTGAGGTTTCTTAGAAGCTTGTCTATCTTGAATATCAGTTatagtagacagacagacaggtagacatctagattgagagacagagacaggcagacatctaGACTGACAGACTGGTCTTTACTGATCCCAAAGGGGAAATTGCACCGTTAGTGCTGACAGACTACCACAAAGCCATCTTGGATGTGACATCACAGGACATGACATCAGCGGTTAGCTCATCCGAAGCTGTTTACCTTCACACTTGGCTCTGCCACTCCAGCCTGTTGCATAGCAATGTCTGTAGCTGGTGCCCTCCAGTTGAAACCTTGAAAAGTGAGCAATGAGACGTGTTTAATATGAGGGGATGAGCTGAGTGTGATGGGTGTAGATcagtgtgtgatgggtgtagctcagtgcgtgatgggtgtagctcagtgcgtgatgggtgtagctcagtgtgtgatgggtgtagatcagtgtgtgatgggtgtagatcagtgtgtgatgggtgtagctcagtgcgTGATGGGTGTAGATcagtgtgtgatgggtgtagctcagtgtgtgatgggtgtagatcagtgtgtgatgggtgtagctcagtgtgatgggtgtagctcagtgtgaTGGGTGTAGATcagtgtgtgatgggtgtagctcagtgtgtgatgggtgtagctcagtgtgatgggtgtagctcagtgtgatgggtgtagctcagtgtgtgatgggtgtagctcagtgtgatgggtgtagctcagtgtgtgatgggtgtagctcagtgtgatgggtgtagctcagtgtgtgatgggtgtagctcagtgtgatgggtgtagctcagtgtgatgggtgtagcctagtgtgtgatgggtgtagctcagtgtgtgttgggtgtagatcagtgtgtgaagggtgtagctcagtgtgaTGGGTGTAGATGAGTGAGCATTTTGACTGCTGAATTTGTGGATTCGAATCCTCCTGTGTTcgtagctttggataaaagtgtcagcTCCAGGAACACATTACTGATATTAATGATGTACAGCAGACAGCATGTTGCGTCATGCTCTTCATGTTGAAGACTAAAGACACTCACCCTTCATCACAGTACATCCTCACTTTTGCACCAAACAGAGTGCCTTCGCTTAGATCATAATTCATGTGCAGAATTTTTTTAGGGGTGCCACAGTCCTTTTCTGAAATGAGTTGCACAGTTAATAATTAAATAAGCAGCTGGTGAACATTTAGTAAAAACACATGAATGTTGAGACGAGGGCTTACTTTGGCAGGTCATTTGAGGCTCGCTCCATGCTCCAGAGGTGCAGCGCACAACTCCAGACCCCTGCTCAATGACATACCCGTTGGAGCACTCAAACGTGGCTGTGGAGCCCTCTGGGAAATGATTCATTAGGAGAGCTTCATTTGTTAAAACCATGTTGTTCTGTCCCTGTGGTCTAGGGCACTCCCCTGAGGAGAGACGACATGTAAACTCAGATGAACGACTCCACTCACTCATTCTGGCATTGCAGTTTTCATCAGGAAGCATGATTTAGACATATGGTTTGATAAATTAAAGAGAAACAAGCTATCCGCATGATCGCGAGGAGGGGGCTGTAGTTGATTTATGACATTAGTTCACCGTGCCTGGTACAGTGGTATCGGAGACGCGGTTAACTTGAAGAGTCTGCTGTCCGCTTGTGTAATAATGTGAGAAAAATGTGTATAAATGAGTTTATTCCCTCCTTTAAAATTTGGTTTGTGTGTAAACTAGACCAACTATATGCTACAAACTGCTTTAATCCATTAATTCAAGGCTAGTGAACACAAACATTTCAAATTGCTTGGTAAAGCAATTTTTTATATGGCAAATGTGTTGTGGCTCTAGTTACAATAATAGTTTCTATGTTTGAGAGAagctgcttaaaaaaaaaaagttgcatCCTAGCTTTACGGTAGTTTGACGTTAAAACTACAGTAGCTAACTTAAGTTGTCTGGTAACTTTACTGTATAGTTAGCATTGACTGTAGTCTATActagtagctacagtacagtaacagTACAGCAGTCTACCGTTAAACTCCACTGCCATTGTACAGTACAGTTGAAGACGTACAGTCGGCCTACTAGAATATAATGCTGGCTTACTGATAGTAAGCCAGCAATGTAACTCACCCTTTCCACttttcacaaaaaaacacacaaaatataAGCAGGTCGTCAATGACCGCAAGTGCTTCTCGTGAAAGTATTTCATTTATGCCGGTACTATTAAAACACAAAGTAGTTATCTGTTTCACAGAACACATATAAAACGTTAGAAATCCTCTAACGGCTGTCCTCTCTGTAAAAGTCCGGTGACAGACAGCAACTGTCTTTTCAAAATACAACACTGCTCCACGCGCTGTACAACTCCTCTCGCGCGCCTCAGCAGAGGGGGTGCACAACAACCATACGCCGCTCTTCGACTTTGACTGGTAACTTGTCCTGAGTACCGTTATACTCGTTTAATATCTTATTAACGCAGGCCTGTGATAAGAAACTCAGTCCAGCTCCGCGTTTGTATTCCACTGTTCCAGTCCCAACGCGGATATCATTATGTCCAAGCCGGTGCCTGGATCTCTAGGGAAGGGAACTCCCGATGGGTGTGTCCAGCAGTATTGAAGTTAAACTGTGGTGTTCCCTCGTTGAGACTGGGTTGTCGAGTCCAACAACGGTCTGACCACACTTAATTCTGGGGAAAGGATCAGGTTTTGTCCCCGTTTCGCTCGCATATACTGGCTAATTTACTACGTTATGGTTGGCGGTCCACATTGAGAAATGTCgttatattgtatttttgtcGATAACTGTATGGGTTAGTATAGCCTGTCTAGGCAAGCTCTAGGCTAGAGCTACCTTTGATAAACATATACGAGGGCGAGTTTTTTAGTTGGGCACAGTTGTCCAGATTGATACTCAACATAAACAGCATGCTTACAAGACGGAGTATCTATGACAACAATGTTGTTTCTAGGCAGCACATCCAAACTGAAAATATTACGTTTTTTCTTTATCCGAAAAAATGTTACGTCTAATGCTAGCTATGAGTCACATTCTCTGAAGTTGTGGTATGTTGTCATAGTAACATTCCAGGGTTTGCACTAACAGGAGGCCCTACATTGCCTCACAGACTCGGGTAAACCCCTTTAGGGCGGTGTACACCAGACTCATATTAGCTCAGACACTGACAGAGATTGTCTTGAATGGTTTGAGAAATCCAAGGCTCCCACTGGAATGCCTTCCCAGAACCCTCAACATAGTGTAGGCTTATGGGTTTTGATAAAAACCTATTTTAAGTCGAATCAATGTCACAACATTTCTTGATATAGTTATGCAGCAATGACTGGAATGACATGGCTTTTCTTGAGGTCATTTGTGACGTTAGAAATGTGTTTTGATCCTAGCGAAAGCCCAGGATGTCCTCTTAAGTCAACAAAATGTATACAAAGCCTGCACAGTAGGGTTGCAAAGTTACAAGCCCAAAACCAATACCCAGGGgacataaataataaaataagacCTGGGTTTAAGACATAAAATGCACTCATCTCCCTGACTTGCGAGGAAGAATCTGTAATTCAAGACTGTACGTGAAAATGATGCTCCACAGCTGTTTCCAATCACAATTAGGATCAAACTGGATGATGTCTCAAGAAAGAAAATAAGTTTACAAAGTTACGAGTCACATCGAGACATCACTGGCATGTGGCCCATAAGAGCCACATGCCAGTGATGTCTGTTTGCCAGGTGGGCAGTAGTGATTCTTTTCACACGAGGAGTGTTAGTGCATGATAAGACAGCTTGTTGgtgccattcctctcctccgctctctcacTATCAAACATTGGATGGAAACGATTAGGCTACCTCAAATCCCCAAACCAGTAAATGACCCACACCTTCCTTTATATCCTTATAAAGGTTCATTTTGTTTAAAAAACAGTCTGCCCACACAAACATGTGGCACAGTCCTAATCTCTgcgcgtgcgcgcacacaccctTCGCATGAACCCAGTTAAATAGTCCAGACTTGGCCACTTCACTCCCCGACGGGTAGATAGTTTCCACCCTGAGCGTTTACAGAAAAACTAACCGATGAGTAACAAGACCGCACCCGCTCTACCCCACCCAGACACGCTAGTGTTGAAGAGTACCGGTCACCCGCTCTACCCCACCCAGACACGCTAGTGTTGAAGAGTACCGGTCACGTCTAAATTAGAATACTACAAATCCTGACAGAGATCCTCATTGCGTGACTGGAATAAAACCTGTCAGATAACCAGGGCCGGCCCGACCCAATAAACTAAACATTTGTTTAAGGCCCTGCGATTGGTTCGCCCCCTCCCTCAAATCAATGGGCCCCCTACGCTATTTTTGTTTAGGGCCCTAAAAACTCTGCAGACAACTATTGACATTAGGCTGCATTATTTATAAATTATTGCTTGAGTGAGTGATTAGCATGTATTTGCTGCGTGCTCTTTCTATCAGGCAGGCTTATTACTATTATACCCCATGGTTGTATTATAGCTCCCTCTGGTGAGATGGCAGTGTTGCAGacctactcaaaaaaccctcccttaaccctgccgtcctccagaactacagaccagtatcactgctaccctttTAAAAAACAATTGAATGTGCTGTATCTAatcaactgtctaactttctctctaaGAACAACTTATCATCttggccaaaccctccatctcccacgatgccacgatctctcaatcaccctgggatctgcaacattgaccccttcatcctctgacaGAAACCTTtcggttaccatggatgacaagcttcatgttttggctgccagcaatgtttttggggctatctcgttgctTATGGTCATTGACCTAtgtactttttgtaaagctctttcttgtaagtcgctttggataaaagcatctgctaaatgaataaatgtgtaaatgtgcaGACGCGTTGCTGGTCAGAGTCcgaccctgcctcacctcctccGGTGCTTGGGAAGGTCGCGTCACAGGGACACGCAGTCTGTCTCTAACAGACAGATGATCCGGTAGGAAACACTGTTTGGACTTGGCTGCTATGTCTGTCTGAGGCAGCAAACTGCTGATTCGTGCTACGACAAGTCTAAACTTGAAATAATAAAATTAGATAATAATTAAATTAGATATTAATTAAGGCCATTGTCTGCATGTGAGTTCATCTGACTGTTGAGAGACTGTGCACTTGTGTAAAGTCTTCATTTTAAGCCCTGAGGCAGGAAATATTAATTAAAAGCTAAGCGTGTAAACAGAGATAACGTTGAGAATTTTCTAACCGAAAATGTCATATAGAAAGTTTCATTTCAGCAGTTATGAACAAAAtgttaaaaaataaagaaacagATCATGTACAGAGCAGGACATTAAGATTCTATTTCTTTATTAAGAGAAATGCACGGTAGGTTATGTCTGAAAAAAACAGTCCCACATTAAAAGCAGCTATCTTATAAGACAGTCTTGCACGAAGACAGTCATCTGTTTCATGGCTACCTCAGAACAGGGCTGGTTACCAAGACAGCCGTCCTGCCCGGATCAACACCAACAAGAACCGGGACAGCCTCTGGGACTATCACCAAGGCTACTGGCTGCCATGACAACGAGCTCTGCCATGGTAACAGCAGGTTGTACGTCTTCCTTTGTAAAACTGTCATGTAGTTCTAGCAAATGAATACTGTAAGGTTAAATGTGTATCCATGTTTGTTTTTAGTTATACCATATCTATCCTATCACCTGAGAACAAACCACATACTACATGCAGTTGTTTTCAGTAaaactttattagtcagtgcatgaACAAAACACCATGTTGAGGTCATCTGCTTTTCATCCCTTTTAAATATTCTTTTGGGGGGttttttacataaaaaaataatgGAGCGGTTTTGTATATATCTCTATTATTCCCCCGAAAGACTCGGCAAGTATTTATAAATGTGCTGTACAATATACAAACATTTACATCTACTTTACCAACAAAatgtagagagacagggagaaggagttGTCTAATGAAGGAATGCAAGGCCACATTATGATACAGAGACAGTATATGGTTCCAACACAGGCAggagtgagagaagaagaggagtaaATATATGATCTGGCTGGTCTGAACCCTGATGAAACACCATAATCTGGCTGGTCTGAACCCTGATGAAACACCATAATCTGGCTGGTATGAACCCTGATGAAACACCATAATCTGGCTGGTCTGGACCCTGATGAAACACCATAATCTGGCTGGTCTGAACCCTGATGAAACACCATGATCTGgctggtctggaccttgatgaaACACCATAATCTGgctggtctggaccttgatgaaACACCATGATCTGGCTGGTCTGGACCCTGATGAAACACCATAATCTGgctggtctggaccttgatgaaACACCATAATCTGgctggtctggaccttgatgaaACACCA
The window above is part of the Osmerus mordax isolate fOsmMor3 chromosome 1, fOsmMor3.pri, whole genome shotgun sequence genome. Proteins encoded here:
- the im:7151449 gene encoding complement decay-accelerating factor isoform X4 produces the protein MKYFHEKHLRSLTTCLYFVCFFVKSGKGECPRPQGQNNMVLTNEALLMNHFPEGSTATFECSNGYVIEQGSGVVRCTSGAWSEPQMTCQKKDCGTPKKILHMNYDLSEGTLFGAKVRMYCDEGFQLEGTSYRHCYATGWSGRAKCEDVICDKPTEIKNGTIVSSHTGDVKYLEVVEYSCDEGYTLVGNNSVFCNDNGEYSRLPPECKEPSSIGTTEAETSTNSKSPSEKSSKAPTRLTPTWIQGKHEIIEKNEQEDMPARNSGYTVVIMSVISTVIIVVILLYILHRFVKRKGSYHTGEDTKADLVQFHYYKYTPRTPVGAVGQPVPGSLRGGGGGQVMQSL
- the im:7151449 gene encoding membrane cofactor protein isoform X3 — protein: MKYFHEKHLRSLTTCLYFVCFFVKSGKGECPRPQGQNNMVLTNEALLMNHFPEGSTATFECSNGYVIEQGSGVVRCTSGAWSEPQMTCQKKDCGTPKKILHMNYDLSEGTLFGAKVRMYCDEGFQLEGTSYRHCYATGWSGRAKCEDVICDKPTEIKNGTIVSSHTGDVKYLEVVEYSCDEGYTLVGNNSVFCNDNGEYSRLPPECKVKTCPTPDIPFSIPTQGAPPFLYKDTMSVTCEDGFSLRGPARLQCEHHGWSSPFPQCIREPSSIGTTEAETSTNSKSPSEKSSKAPTRLTPTWIQGKHEIIEKNEQEDMPARNSGYTVVIMSVISTVIRLLLGLWASLCLAL
- the im:7151449 gene encoding membrane cofactor protein isoform X2 gives rise to the protein MKYFHEKHLRSLTTCLYFVCFFVKSGKGECPRPQGQNNMVLTNEALLMNHFPEGSTATFECSNGYVIEQGSGVVRCTSGAWSEPQMTCQKKDCGTPKKILHMNYDLSEGTLFGAKVRMYCDEGFQLEGTSYRHCYATGWSGRAKCEDVICDKPTEIKNGTIVSSHTGDVKYLEVVEYSCDEGYTLVGNNSVFCNDNGEYSRLPPECKVKTCPTPDIPFSIPTQGAPPFLYKDTMSVTCEDGFSLRGPARLQCEHHGWSSPFPQCIREPSSIGTTEAETSTNSKSPSEKSSKAPTRLTPTWIQGKHEIIEKNEQEDMPARNSGYTVVIMSVISTVIIVVILLYILHRFVKRKGTPVGAVGQPVPGSLRGGGGGQVMQSL
- the im:7151449 gene encoding membrane cofactor protein isoform X1, yielding MKYFHEKHLRSLTTCLYFVCFFVKSGKGECPRPQGQNNMVLTNEALLMNHFPEGSTATFECSNGYVIEQGSGVVRCTSGAWSEPQMTCQKKDCGTPKKILHMNYDLSEGTLFGAKVRMYCDEGFQLEGTSYRHCYATGWSGRAKCEDVICDKPTEIKNGTIVSSHTGDVKYLEVVEYSCDEGYTLVGNNSVFCNDNGEYSRLPPECKVKTCPTPDIPFSIPTQGAPPFLYKDTMSVTCEDGFSLRGPARLQCEHHGWSSPFPQCIREPSSIGTTEAETSTNSKSPSEKSSKAPTRLTPTWIQGKHEIIEKNEQEDMPARNSGYTVVIMSVISTVIIVVILLYILHRFVKRKGSYHTGEDTKADLVQFHYYKYTPRTPVGAVGQPVPGSLRGGGGGQVMQSL